In the genome of Blastopirellula retiformator, the window CGCCGCAGCCAATGGCCGATCGACCTGACCAAGCAGATCGAAGCAGGGAAGTACGACGTCTTTTTGATCGGCGACCTCGACTCGACCGCCCTGACCGACGAAACCTGGACGCTGATCGCCAAGCAGGTTGAAGAGGGAAAAGGGCTGATGATGCAAGGCGGCTTCCATTCGTTTGGCGCTGGGCGTTATCAGCGGACGGCGCTGGCCGACGTGTTGCCGATCACGATCAACCGGTTTGAAGGGCAAGATTTCGACGCGCCGATTCGGGAAGACTTGCATATCTCGGGGCCTTTCTCGCTGAGGCCGGCCAAGCCGCACTACTTGACGACGATCGCGGTACTGAACGAGAACGACAACGTCTGGCGAACCTTGCCGCCGATGCATGGCGCCAATCACTTTGAAGCGGTGAAGCCGCGAGCGCAAGTCTTGCTAGAGTCGGACCGCAATGAGCCGATCTTGATTGCCGGCGAGTATGGCTTAGGCCGCGTGTTGGCCTTCGCCGTCGACGGCACGTGGCAATGGGCGATGCTGGGCAAGGCCGATCTGCACAAGCGTTTTTGGCGGCAGGCAATTCTTTGGCTCGCCAAGAAAGAAGAGCTCGAGCGCCGGGACGTCTACGTCGAACTGCCACAGCGACGCTTTCCGCCCCAGTCCGACTTCACCTTTAACGCCGGAGCACGCGACGCCGCAGGCGACGTGATTGCCGACGCCACCTTCCAGGCGTCGCTTATCGCACCGGACGGCAGCAAGAGCAGTCTGCGTCTCTCGCCGGGGGACGAAGGGGTGATTGGCGCCGTCGAGACGGGAGAAGCGGCCGGCGATTATCTGATCGAAGTGACGGCGCTGCGCGACGGCAAACCGCTGGGGACCGGCAAAGGACGCTTCTTTGTCGCCGATCAAGACTTGGAGCTGGCCGACCCCTCGGCCAAGCCATCACAAATGGCGAGCCTGGCCGCGATCACCTCGGCCGCCGGTGGACGAGCGTGGGCGGCGGAGCAATTGCCGGAGCTGATCGAACTGGTCAAGAAGTCGCCGCCCGAAACCGAAGTCGAGGTCCAAACCAAATGGACCTGGCCCGAGTCGACCCGCGACGCGTGGCTGAACCTGATCCTGGTCGTCGCGCTGTTAGGCGGCGAATGGTATCTGCGGAAGAAGTGGGGGATGGTTTAATCCGGGACACTAACCCCAGACGCAAGCCAAGGGAATGCGGCCGCAAGCAGAAGCAACAGAGCCGCAGCGCAAAAAAAACCATGCCGATAAATCGGCATGGCTCTTTAGTTTTCGATCTGTAATCGGGGAACTTAACCTTCGCCCAGCAGCTCTTTGACCTTGGCTTCGATCGCTTTGGCGTTGGCTTCGCCCGAGCCGACCTTCACCAGTTGGACGATTCCCGTTTGGTCGATCACGACGACTTGGGGAATGCCGCTGACGCCGTAGTACTTGAAGATGTCCTTCGACTCGTTGACGATCAGCGGGTAGGTCAGTTCGTGCGACTTGGCGAATTTGCCTAGCATCGCGACTTCGGCTTCGTGCGAAACGTCTTCGCCGCGGGCCGGCTTTTCGGTTTCTTCGTTCCAGTCGTAGCCGTAGTAGCTGGTGACGCCGATCACTTGTACCCCTTTGTCAGCCAAGTCGGCGTTCCAGTGGCGAACGTGCGGGAACGACGCAATGCAGGGACCGCACCAGATGGCGAAAAAGTCGAGCACAACCACTTTGCCTTTCACGTCGGCGTCGGTCAGCGACTCCGCGTTCACGCAGGTGTCGGCCGACAGCGGCATCGCCGGCTTGCCGATCAGCGCCGCCAATTTCTTCTGCGACTCGATCGAGCGCTGCAGACGACCGAGCTGCGACGCGGCTCGCTTAACCGCCGTCTGATAGGCTTCGTCTTCGCTCTCCTCCGCTAGTTTCTCGAGATAGGCCACCCCGGCATCGACCGGCTCTTTCGCCTTTTGCCAATCGCTGCGGACGAGCACCGCGTTGTCGGCGTACAGTTTCATCGTGTAGCGGTTCACCCAAGCCGGATCGGTCGGCGATTCGGCGATCTTGGCTTTCATGTCTTCCAGCGACCACAGCGAGTTCGCCAGATTGCGTTCGGTCATGCCGACTTGATTGCGAACGATCATCAGGGCGACCACCGCGGGGCGTTCGGTTGGCTTCACTTCGGCCAGGCCCGCTTGCAGTTTGGACAGCATTTCGACGGCGGCTTCGGGCTCTTTTTCACTCAGGGCCTTTGCTGCTTCCAACTGTTTTTCGCCAAAAGCCTTGATCGCGTCGGCGTCATCCGGGCTGGCTTGCAAGGTTTCGAGCGTCACCGATTCCGCCGGAGCGGTTTCGCTGGGCGTTTCTTCCGCACGAAGTAGGGCCGGAGCGATGATCGCCGAAGTCAGTAAGATGGCGGTCATCAGGGTCTTGGTCATTCTCATTAGGGCTCCTAGTAGTCCGTCTTGGTTGTTGGCGATCGCACGCGCAGGGCATGTAAAGACAAAGAGGCGCAGCGTTCAGCGCGACCTGCCGGCAAGCAAAGAGCACGAATGTTACGCTCGCAAAGAATGTTCTAGGAATTGAGCCTACCAGCCATGAGCAGGCGCACAAGATTCCTCAAGAAGTTTTCAAGGAATAGGCAACTGTCAGAGATTCTGACTTCTTCTTGGGAAAATCTCGCGGCTATTCGTCTTCGTCCTCATCCTCGTCGTTCCAAGTCACCATCTCCCCAAAGCAGACCTCGCCGGTATTGATCGCTTTCTGGCGTAGCTTGGTGTGAACGGTCTGATCCTCCGGCGTCCAGTCGAACGAGTCGTACAGCAGGCACCACTCGATGTTGATCAGTTCCAGATTCTGCGCGGCGATCGCCCCTTCAAACATCGTGACCGCTTCGTAGAAGTTGCCGCTCGGCACAAAGCAGTGAGTGAAGATGCCGGAGACTTCCGCAGGATTATATGCGCTCTCGGCGGTCGGCTTTAGTTCGACCATCAAAAAGTAGGTGGCAGGCTCAGACAACGGGCGGTTCCTAACAGAGATTGACGGGGTAATTTCGTCGCCGTCATCGTAGCAGCCAGCTGGGTGGTCTGCCTATCCGGCGTCGCACCGGCGCAACTGTCGCGCGAGGGGAAAAATCGTTCCCCCCCGCCTTTCTGCGAGAGAGACGCTCGTCTCGGTGACGACGATCCGCGGGAGACCTACAATAACGGTTTCCATACATGCCGGGCGACGAGACAACAAGCGAAGGGCCGCAAAAATATGAGTGACAAGAAACCGAAGCCAACCACCACCGACGCCGGCATTCCGGTCGCCAGTGACGAACATTCGCTGACCGTCGGCGCCGATGGGCCGATCTTGCTGCACGATAATTACCTGATCGAGCAGATGGCGAACTTCAATCGCGAGCGAATCGCCGAGCGACAGCCGCACGCCAAAGGCTCCGGCGCGTTCGGGCAATTTGAAGTGACCCACGACGTCAGCGCCTATACCAAGGCGGCCGTCTTTCAGCCTGGGACGAAGACTGACGCCCTGATGCGCTTTTCGACCGTAGCCGGAGAGCGTGGCAGCCCCGACACATGGCGCGATCCGCGGGGCTTTGCGCTGAAGCTCTACACCACCGAAGGCAACTACGACATGGTGGGGAACAACACGCCGGTCTTCTTCATCCGCGATCCAATGAAGTTTCAGCACTTCATCCGCTCGCAAAAGCGTCGCGCCGACAACGGCCTGCGTGATCATGATATGCAATGGGATTTCTGGACGCTCTCGCCTGAGTCGGCGCATCAGGTCACCTGGCTGATGGGCGATCGCGGCATTCCCAAAACCTGGCGAAACATGAACGGCTATTCGAGCCATACCTACATGTGGGTCAACGCCAAGGGAGAGCGGTTCTGGGTGAAGTATCACTTCAAGACCGATCAGGGAATCGAATGCCTGACGCAGGACGAAGCGGTTCGCATCGCCGGCGAAGACTCCGACTATCATCGCCGCGACTTGTTCAATTCGATTCAGCAGGGAGACTATCCCAGCTGGACGCTGCAGATGCAGATCATGCCGTACGAAGAGGCCGAAACCTACCGCTTCAATCCGTTCGACCTGACCAAGGTTTGGCCGCACAGCGACTATCCGCTGCAAGAGGTCGGCAAGCTGACGCTCAACCGCAACCCAACCGATTTCCATACCGAAATCGAACAGGCCGCCTTCGAGCCGAACAACCTGGTCCCCGGCATTGGCGCCAGTCCCGACAAGATGCTGCTCGGTCGAATGTTCGCCTATGCCGATGCCCACCGTGCCCGGATGGGAGTCAACTACAAGCAGATTCCGGTCAATCGTCCGCAGTGCCCCTTCCATAGCTATAGCAAGGATGGCGCCATGCGGACCGAGAACGTGACGGATCCAGTTTACGCGCCCAACTCCAAAGGAGGCCCGCAGGCCGATCCCGATCGATATCCGCAGAACGACGTCTGGGACGCCGGCGGCAGCTTCGTTCGCGAGGCCTACACGCTGCGAAAGGATGACGACGACTGGGGCCAGGCCGGCACGCTGGTTCGTGAAGTGATGGACGACGCGGCCCGTGATCGCCTGGTGTCGAACGTTGTCGGCCACTTAAGCGATGGCGTCTCGTCGCCGGTGCTCGAGCGAGCGATTCAATACTGGCGCAACATCGACAAGAAGATTGGCGATCGAATTGCGGAAGGGATCAAGAGTTAACTCGAGACTCCATACCGGCTCAGGAACATCTCCACCGTCGAGCGAACGATTCTGTCAAGTTCCGTTTTCGACGGTGGCGGTTCCAACCGGAACGCCTGCGGCCAAAAAGTGAACGTCTGCAACATGCCGCAGAACTGAGCCGCGGCGAATTCACAGTCGTCGATCTTCAGTTGTCCGGCGGCGACCACTTCTTCTAGCCAGCGAACCAGCCGCACGCGGAACCGCTTTTGATCGCCGATCGTTTGTTCGGCCAGTTGCGGCGCCATCAAGAATCGTGAAAGCGTTACCCGGACGACGCTTTGAAAGCTGTCAGAGGTAAACAGCTCGATGATCCGATTCGCCTTTTCAATCAGTTGCTCATCCAGCGGCTCGTCTGGCGCGTAGGGAGCGTCGGGCATCGCCTCGGTCGTGTCGAGCAGCTCCTGGACGATCGCCAGAAAGAGGGCGTCTTTGCTCTCAAAGTGGTTGTAGACCGTCCGTTTGCTTACCTCGGCCGTCTCCGCGATCTTGTTCATTCTGGTGTTGTCGAAGCCGCAGGCCTCGAATTCTTTCACCGCAGCCGCGACGATCGCCGCCCGTTTTCGATCGGTGAGACGGGACTCCGCAGGAAGCTCGACAGACAAAATTACACCTTGGGGTTTACTTTCGGGTGGGGTCGCCTAAACTGTACCGAGCGGTTTACTTTTCGGCAAGTTCTCTTTGCAGTCAAAGGCGTGGCTATGGCCTTTATCCGCATGTTATTGCATTTTCCGGCTTTCGTCGCCGTCGCTGGTCTCTTGGCTGGCGGGGTTTTCGGCTGTTCCCAACAGGCGGAAGTTGCGGATGTCCGCAAGCCGCCGCGGCCGGTCTCGACCATGACCCTGACTACGACGCGTCCTGGGGTCGGTTCCGAGGTAACCGGATCGGTCGTTTCTTGGAAAACGGAGCAAATTGGCTTCGAGGTCCCGGGTCGAGTCCGCCAGGTGATCGAGCCAAACGAGCAGATCGAAGGGCGAATCGTCGCCGAAAATGGTGAAACGCATCTGCTGTCGGAGGGGACTCCGCTGGCTCGGCTCGATGACGAGCGGCTGCGGATCGCGGTCGGATCGGCCAAGGCGGCTGTTGAAGTGAGCCGCCGTCAGATTGATGCGGTTCACGTCGATATCGAGCAGCGGATTCCGGCCAGCATCGCCGCCGCCGA includes:
- a CDS encoding TlpA family protein disulfide reductase, producing MTKTLMTAILLTSAIIAPALLRAEETPSETAPAESVTLETLQASPDDADAIKAFGEKQLEAAKALSEKEPEAAVEMLSKLQAGLAEVKPTERPAVVALMIVRNQVGMTERNLANSLWSLEDMKAKIAESPTDPAWVNRYTMKLYADNAVLVRSDWQKAKEPVDAGVAYLEKLAEESEDEAYQTAVKRAASQLGRLQRSIESQKKLAALIGKPAMPLSADTCVNAESLTDADVKGKVVVLDFFAIWCGPCIASFPHVRHWNADLADKGVQVIGVTSYYGYDWNEETEKPARGEDVSHEAEVAMLGKFAKSHELTYPLIVNESKDIFKYYGVSGIPQVVVIDQTGIVQLVKVGSGEANAKAIEAKVKELLGEG
- a CDS encoding catalase, giving the protein MSDKKPKPTTTDAGIPVASDEHSLTVGADGPILLHDNYLIEQMANFNRERIAERQPHAKGSGAFGQFEVTHDVSAYTKAAVFQPGTKTDALMRFSTVAGERGSPDTWRDPRGFALKLYTTEGNYDMVGNNTPVFFIRDPMKFQHFIRSQKRRADNGLRDHDMQWDFWTLSPESAHQVTWLMGDRGIPKTWRNMNGYSSHTYMWVNAKGERFWVKYHFKTDQGIECLTQDEAVRIAGEDSDYHRRDLFNSIQQGDYPSWTLQMQIMPYEEAETYRFNPFDLTKVWPHSDYPLQEVGKLTLNRNPTDFHTEIEQAAFEPNNLVPGIGASPDKMLLGRMFAYADAHRARMGVNYKQIPVNRPQCPFHSYSKDGAMRTENVTDPVYAPNSKGGPQADPDRYPQNDVWDAGGSFVREAYTLRKDDDDWGQAGTLVREVMDDAARDRLVSNVVGHLSDGVSSPVLERAIQYWRNIDKKIGDRIAEGIKS
- a CDS encoding TetR/AcrR family transcriptional regulator; translated protein: MSVELPAESRLTDRKRAAIVAAAVKEFEACGFDNTRMNKIAETAEVSKRTVYNHFESKDALFLAIVQELLDTTEAMPDAPYAPDEPLDEQLIEKANRIIELFTSDSFQSVVRVTLSRFLMAPQLAEQTIGDQKRFRVRLVRWLEEVVAAGQLKIDDCEFAAAQFCGMLQTFTFWPQAFRLEPPPSKTELDRIVRSTVEMFLSRYGVSS
- a CDS encoding glutamine amidotransferase, with product MSSWYLQPTFGSLAVVFITALVLVALLAIAPSFASTSERRRGLIALLRFGAILLLVLTMLRPTWLTTTTRPQTATLVVLFDASQSMSIPDSSSGKTRYEAVKDALQGVQSDLAALGQNIEVAVYSFDDKAERAAFERGAITFPPKADGRFTDIGSSMDDVLRQMAGKKLAGVVLLSDGAQRVFTPRVELQRAARDLARLDVPLHTLTFGQAIDPSQARDVAVKTLADQFTVFVKNELVVQAAVHIQGMANRPVPVQLILENEKGEATVIETKRIQTSKDQETLDVGFRYTPQTPGQYKLTVAVEPQEGELISKNNRLDAYLNVLSGGLKVLYLEGRVLDRHEQKFLRRAIATSADMQIDFQWIDRRRRSQWPIDLTKQIEAGKYDVFLIGDLDSTALTDETWTLIAKQVEEGKGLMMQGGFHSFGAGRYQRTALADVLPITINRFEGQDFDAPIREDLHISGPFSLRPAKPHYLTTIAVLNENDNVWRTLPPMHGANHFEAVKPRAQVLLESDRNEPILIAGEYGLGRVLAFAVDGTWQWAMLGKADLHKRFWRQAILWLAKKEELERRDVYVELPQRRFPPQSDFTFNAGARDAAGDVIADATFQASLIAPDGSKSSLRLSPGDEGVIGAVETGEAAGDYLIEVTALRDGKPLGTGKGRFFVADQDLELADPSAKPSQMASLAAITSAAGGRAWAAEQLPELIELVKKSPPETEVEVQTKWTWPESTRDAWLNLILVVALLGGEWYLRKKWGMV